GCTATATCATCGTCACCCATATTCATTTGGATCATGCGGGCGGCGTGGGGTTGCTTCTTCAGCATTGCCCGAATGCGATGGTTGTCGTCCATCCGAAAGGGAAGCGGCATTTGGCTGATCCATCGCGCCTCATCGCTGGAGCGAAGGCGGTGTACGGCGCGCAGTTTGAGTCGCTCTTTGATCCGATTCTTCCGGTGCCAGAAGAGCGATTGATCGTGAAAGAGGACGGGGAAACGTTGGAGTTGAGTGCGGAGCGGACGCTTGTGTTTTATGATACGCCGGGGCATGCGAACCATCACGTTTCGATTTATGATTCGTACAGCCGCGGCGTGTTCACCGGCGATACGATCGGCGTTTTTTATCCGCAGCTGCAAGAAGCGGGGCTTACGTTTTGCCTGCCTTCAACATCTCCGAACCAATTTGATCCCGAGGCCATGGAGCAGTCGGCGGCAAGACTTGAGAAGCTGAGACCGGAACGCATTTATTTTGGCCATTTTGGCATGCTG
Above is a window of Geobacillus thermoleovorans DNA encoding:
- a CDS encoding MBL fold metallo-hydrolase, which translates into the protein MAQPLDLGRRISLIDLYDLRMPQRTGTYVLHEENLAIVETGPSPSVPHLLAGLKALHIDPSDIRYIIVTHIHLDHAGGVGLLLQHCPNAMVVVHPKGKRHLADPSRLIAGAKAVYGAQFESLFDPILPVPEERLIVKEDGETLELSAERTLVFYDTPGHANHHVSIYDSYSRGVFTGDTIGVFYPQLQEAGLTFCLPSTSPNQFDPEAMEQSAARLEKLRPERIYFGHFGMLDDPQEAFRQLRVWLPKFVAAGKEAVDRHPEAPAAEQAKMAAHRLRGEVMAFLDDHGAPSSSSAHAAIELDLQVCAMGLIDYWQKQR